The genomic window AGTATAAAATTATCAAAGATAAAAAATGATTTTATGTTGATTTTTTACAATTTTAAATATAGTTATCTGACCATCATTCTAATTTTAATATTTATTTTTAAATAAAAAACTCCAAACTCTTTATTCTTATTTACTTATATTTGTTGACCAAAAAAATAACCCGATTGTGACTCAGATCAACAAATTAAAAATATTCAACGATCCTATTTATGGCTTTATTACGATTCCGAACGAGCTGATTTATGATTTAATCCAACATCCCTATTTTCAGCGCCTTCGCCGTATCTCTCAAATGGGATTGTCGTATTTAGTTTATCCAGGCGCAAATCACACTCGTTTTCATCATGCTTTAGGATGCATGCATTTAATGCAGAAAGCAATTGATACGCTTCGTTTTAAAGATGTTGTGATATCTGCAGAAGAAGAAAATGCATTATTAATTGCTATTTTACTGCATGATATCGGACATGGGCCATTTTCTCACGCAATGGAAAGAAGTATTGTTGAAGATGTGCATCATGAAGCTATTTCATTATTATTTATGAATCAGCTAAATGAGGAGTTTGGCGGGAGATTGAGTTTGGCAATTCAGGTATTTAAAGGAGAATATCATAGGAAATTCATGCTGCAATTGATTTCAAGTCAGTTGGATATGGATCGAATGGATTATCTAAAACGTGACAGTTTTTATACTGGCGTTGCAGAAGGAAATGTCAATTCTGAACGATTGATTCAGATGATGAATGTTGAAAATGATGTTTTGGTTATTGAAGAAAAAGGAATTTATTCTGTAGAGAAGTTCTTGCTTTCCAGAAGGTTAATGTATTGGCAGGCTTATCTGCATAAAACCAGTTTGGTAGCCGAATTAATTTTAATGAAAACATTAAAGAGGGCTAAAGAGTTGACATTGAAAGGAATTAACCTACCTTGCAGTGAACCGCTTTCATATTTCATGCACAACAAAGTTACTTTGGATGATTTTGATGCTGAAAAGTTAGATTTGTTTTCGCAGCTTGATGATTTTGATATTATTAGTGCTTTGAAAGCTTGGCAGAGACAAGATGATTTTGTTTTAAGTACATTAAGCAAGATGATCATTAATAGAGATTTATTAAAAATAAAGTTAAGTGCAGAAAAAATTTCAATGGAAGAATCCCAATCATTGAAAGAACAATTTGCCAATTTGCATCATATTAGCCAATTAGAGGCTGGTTATTTTATTTTTAGAGGAAAAATTAAAAACCAAGCCTACAGTAAAGAAGCCGAACCTATTAGAATTTTGAAAAAAGATAAAACAATTGAAGATGTTGTTGAAGCTTCTGATCAGCTGAATTTGAAATCGTTATCTAAATTGGTAACAAAATATTATATCTGTTTCCCAAAACAACTTATCTAAAATTAACATTTAAAATCTATTTTTTATATTTTTGTCGCGATGAAATTTACAGCAGAACAAATAGCAGGAATTTTAGAAGGAGAAGTTGTTGGGAATCCCAATGCAGAAGTTTCTAAACTTTCTAAAATCGAAGAAGGCGAAGAAGGATCGCTTACTTTTTTGGCTAATCCAAAGTATATCAATTATATATATACAACAAAAGCGACTGTTACAATTGTTAATGACACTTTTGTTCCGGAGCAGGAAATTACGACTACACTAATAAAGGTAGAAGATGCTTATGCGGCATTTTCTAAGCTTTTGCATTTCTATAATCAAGTAAAATTAAATAAAACAGGTATAGAACCTCAGTCATTTATGTCTGAAGGAACTAAATATGGTGAAAATTTATATTTAGGAAGCTTCAGTTATGTAGGGCAAAATGTGGTTTTAGGGAATAATGTAAAAATTTATCCCAACAGTTTTATTGGTGATAACGTTGTTATTGGTGACAATGTATTCATTTTCGCTGGAGCAAAAATTTATTCAGAAACTGTAATTGGTAATAATTGTACCATTCATTCTGGAACTATTATAGGTGCAGATGGTTTTGGTTTTGTTCCAAATGAGGAAGGTATCTATAGTAAAGTACCTCAGATCGGAAACGTTATTATTGAAGATAATGTGGATATTGGCGCCAATACTACGATAGACAGAGCAACTCTTGGTTCTACAATAATTAGAAAAGGAGTTAAATTAGACAATCAGATCCAGATCGCCCATAATGTGGAAATCGGTAAGAACACTGTAATTGCTGCTCAAAGCGGCGTTGCGGGCTCTACTAAAATTGGAGAAAACTGTATGATTGGAGGGCAGGTAGGTATTGCGGGCCACTTAATTATAGGTAATAATGTAAGACTTCAGGCTCAGTCTGGAGTTGCAAGAAACATTAAAGATGATGAAATTCTGCAAGGAACACCATCTCTTGGATACACAGATTTTAATAAATCATATGTTCACTTTAAGAATCTGCCTAAAATTGTGTCCGAAGTTGAAGAATTAAAGAAACAAATAATAAACCCAAAAAATGGAAATAATGGTTAAACAGAAGACCATCAAGAATGAAATTTCGCTAACAGGAGTTGGATTACATACTGGAAAAGAAGTTACAATGACTTTTAAACCTGCTCCCGTTAATAATGGTTTCACTTTTGTAAGAGTAGATTTGCAAGGTCAGCCAGTTATTGAGGCTGATGCAAATTATGTTGTTAACACTCAAAGAGGTACAAATCTAGAGAAACTTGGAGTAAAAATTCAAACACCTGAGCACGTTTTAGCGGCAGTTGTTGGATGCGATTTGGATAATATTATTATTGAATTGAATGCCTCTGAACTTCCAATTATGGATGGTTCATCAAAATATTTTGTTGAAGCAATAGAGAAAGCAGGAATTGAAGAACAAGATGCAAGCCGTAATGTTTATGTTGTAAAAGAGGTGATCTCATTTACAGATGAAGCAACAGGAAGCGAAATTCTTGTTATGCCGAGCGATGAATATCAAGTAACTACAATGGTAGATTTTGGTACAAAAGTTTTAGGTACTCAAAATGCTACACTTAAAAGTCTTTCAGATTTTAAACAAGAAATTGCAAGCTCAAGAACTTTTAGTTTTTTACATGAATTAGAATCATTGTTAGAAAACGGACTTATAAAAGGCGGCGATTTAAATAACGCAATTGTTTATGTAGATAA from Flavobacterium fluviale includes these protein-coding regions:
- a CDS encoding HD domain-containing protein codes for the protein MTQINKLKIFNDPIYGFITIPNELIYDLIQHPYFQRLRRISQMGLSYLVYPGANHTRFHHALGCMHLMQKAIDTLRFKDVVISAEEENALLIAILLHDIGHGPFSHAMERSIVEDVHHEAISLLFMNQLNEEFGGRLSLAIQVFKGEYHRKFMLQLISSQLDMDRMDYLKRDSFYTGVAEGNVNSERLIQMMNVENDVLVIEEKGIYSVEKFLLSRRLMYWQAYLHKTSLVAELILMKTLKRAKELTLKGINLPCSEPLSYFMHNKVTLDDFDAEKLDLFSQLDDFDIISALKAWQRQDDFVLSTLSKMIINRDLLKIKLSAEKISMEESQSLKEQFANLHHISQLEAGYFIFRGKIKNQAYSKEAEPIRILKKDKTIEDVVEASDQLNLKSLSKLVTKYYICFPKQLI
- the lpxD gene encoding UDP-3-O-(3-hydroxymyristoyl)glucosamine N-acyltransferase → MKFTAEQIAGILEGEVVGNPNAEVSKLSKIEEGEEGSLTFLANPKYINYIYTTKATVTIVNDTFVPEQEITTTLIKVEDAYAAFSKLLHFYNQVKLNKTGIEPQSFMSEGTKYGENLYLGSFSYVGQNVVLGNNVKIYPNSFIGDNVVIGDNVFIFAGAKIYSETVIGNNCTIHSGTIIGADGFGFVPNEEGIYSKVPQIGNVIIEDNVDIGANTTIDRATLGSTIIRKGVKLDNQIQIAHNVEIGKNTVIAAQSGVAGSTKIGENCMIGGQVGIAGHLIIGNNVRLQAQSGVARNIKDDEILQGTPSLGYTDFNKSYVHFKNLPKIVSEVEELKKQIINPKNGNNG